Proteins encoded in a region of the Bactrocera tryoni isolate S06 chromosome 4, CSIRO_BtryS06_freeze2, whole genome shotgun sequence genome:
- the LOC120773890 gene encoding pickpocket protein 28-like, whose protein sequence is MRISAEDRLVQLKPKFTPEKPKVSVRPKHKSSDCSSEEIEDDHFCSKEAAKKINLKTVPGASVLKSHYKTRNSLLSPGLETKTRILLEKIEWKKIFFIANCVLVFGASVLFVCLVAQKWSYSPTIISINPVPSYVTGYPFPAVTICNMNQALRSKVSKFSKSSMEYSFVKFLCRSDPNITVLNAIKDWSFISNFAVNTSQSCERMLLKCNFGGVEYNCTELFHPVILDEGLCCTFNSLDQVDKFTNISTKFNYSKTYPPNVKPGDWSLENGYQNPLPKYYSPMTAVGSGQTLGLNIILNVEKDEYYCSSGNSVGFKVALDNPEEEPNMSESALLLAPGLKSSIRIIPTHEEADRKLRILSRNGSYQYFRIIHT, encoded by the exons ATGCGCATTTCTGCCGAAGATCGTTTGGTGCAATTGAAACCAAAATTCACGCCCGAAAAGCCGAAAGTGTCCG TACGTCCAAAACATAAAAGTAGTGATTGCTCCAGCGAGGAAATAGAGGATGATCATTTCTGTTCCAAGGAggctgcaaaaaaaatt AACCTTAAAACTGTGCCGGGAGCGTCGGTTTTAAAATCCCACTATAAAACCCGTAATAGTTTACTTTCGCCTGGACTTGAGACCAAAACTCGCATACTACTCGAAAAGATCGAGTGGAAAAA aattttcttcATTGCAAATTGTGTGCTCGTTTTTGGTGCGAGTGTACTTTTCGTCTGCTTGGTTGCTCAGAAATGGTCATACTCGCCAACAATAATCAGCATCAACCCCGTACCCAGTTACGTTACCGGCTATCCATTTCCTGCTGTGACCATATGCAATATGAACCAAGCGCTCAGGAGCAAGGTATCGAAGTTCTCTAA ATCCTCCATGGAATattcatttgtaaaatttctgtgTCGCTCGGACCCAAATATTACAGTACTGAATGCCATTAAGGATTGGAGTTTCATTAGTAATTTTGCTGTAAAT aCATCGCAATCTTGTGAGAGAATGCTTCTTAAATGTAATTTTGGTGGCGTTGAATACAATTGTACAGAACTTTTTCATCCAGTTATATTGGACGAGGGATTGTGCTGCACATTCAATTCACTGGATCAGGtcgacaaatttacaaatatttcaacaaagtTTAATTATAGCAAAACATATCCACCAAACGTCAAGCCCGGTGATTGGTCTTTGGAAAATGGCTATCAGAACCCTCTACCCAAATACTATTCACCAATGACGGCCGTCGGCTCTGGACAAACGCTCgggttaaatattattttaaacgtAGAGAAAGATGAATATTATTGTTCGTCAGGGAATAGTGTAGGTTTCAAAGTCGCATTAGACAACCCCGAAGAAGAGCCAAACATGTCGGAATCTGCTTTACTACTTGCGCCAGGTCTTAAGTCATCGATTCGCATTATACCCACACATGAAGAAGCAGATCGAAAATTACGCATTTTGAGTCGGAACGGAAGTTATCAATATTTTCGCATTATTCATACGTGA
- the LOC120776048 gene encoding pickpocket protein 28-like, whose product MNIYAEDRLVQLKPKFTPEKPKVSGRPKHKSSDCSSEEIEDDNFCSKEAAKKSCKYYLQNTTLHGLKYIAEDKITLPERVFFGLSFIGVVILSVYFISNVYVKWSASPIIISTSAKQTLASDVPFPAITICNLNQASRSKVQGIPTSYYRQNLNYSLLMSLCGQNQLGESYNVRGTWANFKTILKAVAQPCDEMLLYCSYGAKQENCSVIFNSALTDDGLCCTFNALDPIFMQRNFSDEDRISPKSTNHFVPMDWTPEKGYNADLPKHYYPRVSGGTGSRQGLTVVLNSSASEYYCTKSKSVGFKILVHNPAELPRVTNYGFLVTAGREARIPIEPIYENAVPGIRSIRKEKRRCLFSDEGDLTYYRTYSRRNCEIECEAKILIDKCDCVLYYLPRINASARICGPNDNACTNEIQTQIESSDKKVTCANCWPACFELSYRATVTSTTITYGQFLTADEWPPELFSSATNFSEISIVNFYYLSSILRSTTKSEMFGFTEFLSNTGGLLGLFMGFSIFSIIEIVYYVTLRPYCASRNMQMSRRRRHNNVKWLRALRSRVKPAKYEGSSKFWVNEMQQKKVTNYKNYRNNLNHIFLQHKQALQNNDGVPMYPYLE is encoded by the exons ATGAACATTTATGCCGAAGATCGTTTGGTGCAATTGAAACCGAAATTCACGCCCGAAAAGCCGAAAGTATCCG GACGCCCAAAACATAAAAGCAGCGATTGCTCCAGCGAGGAAATCGAGGATGATAATTTCTGTTCCAAGGAGGCTGCAAAGAAAAGttgcaaatattatttgcaaaataccACCTTGCATGGCTTGAAATACATTGCGGAGGACAAAATTACTTTGCCCGAGAG AGTATTCTTCGGGCTGTCTTTTATTGGTGTGGTTATATTATCCGTTTACTTTATATCCAATGTCTATGTGAAATGGTCTGCATCGCCGATAATAATTTCGACAAGCGCCAAACAAACTCTCGCCAGCGATGTACCCTTCCCAGCAATAACCATATGTAATCTGAATCAGGCATCCAGAAGTAAAGTGCAAGGCATACCGAC ATCTTATTAtagacaaaatttaaattattctcTACTCATGAGCCTCTGTGGACAGAACCAGTTGGGAGAATCGTATAATGTTAGAGGTACTTGGGCAAATTTTAAAACCATTCTGAAAGCG GTGGCACAGCCCTGCGATGAAATGCTTTTGTACTGCAGCTATGGAGCGAAGCAAGAGAATTGCTCAGTGATCTTCAACTCTGCCTTAACTGACGATGGCTTATGTTGCACATTCAACGCTTTGGATCCAATTTTTATGCAGCGAAATTTTAG CGATGAAGACCGCATCTCGCCCAAATCAACTAACCATTTTGTACCAATGGACTGGACACCCGAAAAGGGTTACAATGCTGATCTGCCGAAACACTATTATCCACGTGTATCAGGTGGTACCGGAAGTCGGCAAGGTCTAACTGTTGTCTTGAACTCTTCAGCGTCCGAGTATTACTGCACGAAATCTAAGAGTGTTGGCTTCAAG ATTTTGGTGCATAATCCCGCCGAACTACCCAGGGTAACTAACTACGGATTTTTGGTCACAGCCGGACGCGAAGCACGCATTCCAATCGAACCGATTTATGAGAACGCTGTTCCTGGCATTCGTTCCATACGTAAGGAGAAACGGCGTTGCCTATTTTCCGACGAGGGTGACCTAACCTACTACCGCACGTATTCGCGTAGGAATTGCGAAATCGAATGCGAGGCGAAAATTTTGATTGATAAATGCGACTGTGTCCTTTACTATTTGCCACGCATTAATGCCTCAGCACGTATTTGTGGACCCAATGACAATGCGTGCACGAATGAGATACAAACACAAATCGAGTCGTCGGATAAAAAGGTGACTTGCGCCAATTGCTGGCCGGCATGCTTTGAACTGAGCTACAGGGCAACCGTAACATCAACGACAATCACTTATGGACAATTCTTGACAGCCGATGAATGGCCACCGGAGTTATTCAGTTCGGCTACAAACTTTTCTGAGATATCTATAGTGAACTTTTACTATTTATCAAGTATATTGCGCAGCACAACGAAGTCGGAGATGTTCGGCTTCACTGAGTTTCTTT CCAACACTGGTGGTCTATTGGGCTTGTTCATGGGATTTAGTATCTTCTCGATTATCGAAATAGTGTATTACGTCACTTTGCGCCCGTACTGCGCCAGTCGCAACATGCAAATGTCTCGTCGCCGTCGTCATAATAACGTAAAA TGGCTGCGCGCTCTTCGAAGCAGAGTCAAGCCAGCGAAATATGAGGGCTCCTCCAAATtttgggtgaatgagatgcaaCAGAAGAAGGTCACGAATTACAAAAACTACcgaaataatttaaatcataTCTTTTTACAACACAAACAAGCCCTACAAAATAATGATGGCGTACCAATGTACCCCTATTTGGAGTGA